In Paenibacillus dendritiformis, the DNA window GCACTGGCGGAAGGAGAAATCAATGAAAGCAACTGGAATTGTACGTAATCTTGATAGCCTTGGGCGCATCGTTATTCCAATGGAGCTGCGCCGCACGATGGGCATCGGTGAACAGGAGCCTATGGAAATCTATACGTATGGTGATCGCATTGTACTCCAAAAGCATGGGGCAGGCTGTAGCCTTTGCGGCTCCACGGAAAAGAGCCTGAAAAAGTTCGCGCGTGATAGAAGCATATGCGTCGGTTG includes these proteins:
- a CDS encoding AbrB/MazE/SpoVT family DNA-binding domain-containing protein, translating into MKATGIVRNLDSLGRIVIPMELRRTMGIGEQEPMEIYTYGDRIVLQKHGAGCSLCGSTEKSLKKFARDRSICVGCINLIADRRQQLLEQKEQNKEDLFT